CAGAATATTTTTgccaaaacaattttttaaaatgcattAGCAAACATGCTTAACTTTACTTTTATTAGATGCACATTAAGTATGGCACTACAAAATTCAGTCAATAATCACAGGAACATTATCAATGAACACATCTTTTCCTTTGTCAACACTAATGGACAATATCCTAAATTATTCAACCAATTTGGATTTATAGATGACCTATCATCTTGCATAAATAGTGGTGAATGGAATTCCTCCAAATCTAAATAACTACGTAATCTTGACTAATCTAAATCTCTAGATTGAGGATTGCACAATAACAGATGAAGTTCAATAAATATAATGcctaaaattgaattgaaataatATTGACTATCATTACTGTTTATCCCCTTCCCCTTTTCTTATTGATAGGTTGACTTCAATCTTGGACCCTGTTGGCCATGTTTACAAAGTCAGAATATTATCTAAAGTGTTGAAGAGTGTGGCAGTGTCCAGGCCGAAGGTATGAGTGTGCCTAATGAGATGCCAATACAGATACAGCTCCTTTTTAGAAGCATGTATGCTACAAAGTGTAAATGCACACACCTGGAATTTGCAGCTCCTCTTTCTGAGATACAGAACATGCCCATGATCTAATTCTGAGGGAGAATATTTTCATGACCTGCACAGGATTGTGCTCCATTGCTTACAGAAGCATCATCGATTTTCACCCTCTTGTAGAAAAGCACATAAGCAGCAGCAGACTTTACATCCTCTTCATTTATAGCTGATATGTGGCTATCATCAAAGTTGTACCACCTGTTCTCATCTAGAAGCTGCAATAAAATGAAGGGAACAATAATTAGTGTTgtcatgaaaatatcaatagatGAATGCAGTGGACAGATGATTGCTCCAGATTGAATCTACAAGCTGAAAGTGGTATCTTAGATTGGGTGATACATAGGCCTTTGGTACACAACCTACTAAAACAGCCTATAAGAAATGGTCCATCCTCTGAGCCAATTGCAATCTATATATAACAATGACAAGTGCCTACAAATTGGAATCATGGAGATCCTAATGAGAATGAACTCAAAAACAGATTTTGATGGATGATTATGCCAATTTTTTGCATTAGTCTAGAGTTAGGGTGTTCATTCTGCCGGAGTCCTCAGATAACTAACCAGATGGCCAATATGTTAGCAAAACAGGGAGCAAACCAGTTGATTCCTTTTGTAAGGGATTTTCTAACCCCCTAAGTTCTTGAGTTGATAGTTGTAACCATTTTTAGATGTACACCTCCAACTATATCTAGAGCAGATAGCTTTTTCCCACTTTGAACCACAGCAATGTGGTCGTTGTGCTTGGGgaaaggatttctcatccttctttgtacttaATACACGATAATAAAATGTATGTTTCtgttactaaaaaaatgaaaaataaataaataaaataaaaacaggtTTTGATGGCAAAAGAATtgtcaacataaaaaatatggtcaaacaGAAGTCTCCTAATTACCTGGGACAGGTAAATAGCAACTTTTTGTTTATGGGTCCTTGCAAGCCAATTAAGGGAAACTAAGACATCCAAAGAACTGAAGTCCTTTAAGAGAACAGGCACGGAGATTCCTTTTCAAgtttcaagaaagaaagaaagaaagaaaggccATGGACAACGCAATGTCACTCACCTTTATATGTGCAGTGTAGTGTCCACTTCCCATGCCACCATAGTGGTTGGTTAGGGCATAGAGTTCATAGATCTGACTTCTGGAATTGTTCTTGTGGGCTACATAATTTGTCAAGTCTAAGTCGTGAATGGGGAAGTTGACAAATGTTTCCAACTTATGTTTCATTGATCGGCTGTATGAGAACCTCTTTAGATGGATGACTAGAACTTCAGGAAGCCTCCATAGATCTAGCTTCTTACTTGCTTGCCGCTGCTCTTTGCATTGTGGACAGAACCTTTGCCAGATAAACATTACTAAATCATATATAGTGATTGAATCTGAAATTTCAGTAATATCTGGTAAAAAAGAACCTTTACCAGTAAACATCATTAAAtgatattattaattcaatgtGATATTTAAGTAATATATGCATGTGATGTAGAAGTGTGTTAGGGATGGGGAGAGAGTCCTAACCACATATCTTCAGGTACGAGTGGCTCCTCACGAAGAAAAGCTTCCAAGCAAGTGTACAAAGAGAGAGGTTCAGTACGAGCTTTCTTAGTAACAGGCCCATATTTGAACACTTCCGGCAAGTTCTCAAGGTAATGAGTATCATACTTCTCTAAAAACTTGTGTGACCAATCCACAAAAACTAGGATTGACATTGATGATGAGGACAATTTGATGGGTTTCTCTTCTCCAACTGATAGGTCAATGCATGCATTATTTTCATCAACCAACTGCAAAGGCAGTTTCGACAGTGTCACTGTTTTGTAACTGTTACCATCCATATCCTTCAAATCTGATTCAATAGAGTCTGTAAATGCCTCACTGGCAGTGATGTCACAAGATGGGTCTGATGCTGCAACTGAGATACTAGTTTCAGAAATATCAGTATGCCCCTGTCTCTCAGTTCTTAGCATGGGAGAGAGCATGGTGTAAACTATTGACTGAATATCACCTCTTGTGATAACATCATCACAGGAAATTGGCGAGACAAGAGGAGTTCCATAAGGTTTCCAGCCGAATGATTTCTGAGCATTACCAATTTCCCTGAAAGAATCCAttacaaacattaaaaaaaccaacaaagtAAATTAAAAGAACACTACTACATATCACTTCAAACCCAATAAAGGAACTGAATCAACTCCATAAATTGCTTAAAGgttgaaagaacaaaaaattggtGGTGGAGAAGAAAGCTTCAGGACTCAAAGTTCGACACCAACTTTTTCTTTATGTGAAACAGCTCACTTAAACCATTTAAACTGAAGTATCACTCAAGGAAGGTAAATTTTGATTGGGTATGCCTTCTGTAAAAGCAGGCACTGGCTATCCCTTTAACCAATGTTGAACATCAGTACAGATCAGACTATACATACTGTTCTTCACGACGGTGTATCAACTGAAGAAATATAGTGCTCTTCgacaattttggaattttgtagGCAGCAAGGTGATCATCATCTTTTATGGTGGACAACAATATCAGAGGATCTTCCAAAAACCGGTCAATCAAATGATTTCGTATCTGTGAACACCACATTtgacaaaattaacaaaataaaagacaTGTATAATCCCATAAACAGAAGAACTGGAATGCCTACAACTACTAACCTCTGCCAGCAGAAGCTTCTCATTGTGCTTCACGGAACAAGCACCACTGAGTGCTTGGATCAAGTCCCTGCAACGTCCCTGCTTTGGAACAGTCACAGTGCAAGCAGATGGCAGTGCACTTCCATCACAAGTAAAAACTGTTACTGTCATAGTACGGGTGATGGTCGATTGGAGTGGCAAGGAGAGGTACATGAATGGATCAAATGTAACAGAGATTTTGTTACACACAGGACAAACCAGAGTTGACTTGTACTGGCCCTGTTAGAGGggaaataaatagatatgtaAATTCAGAAACAGTTCAGATTAACACAATCAACAGTGATAGCCaagcaaaaaataagaaagatataCAACTAGACAAATAATTAGTAAAAATCAACAGCACAATCTGTAGGAGAATATGATTGGGAACATGGTGTGAGCTAGTACGCCACATTACAGTGGAACTTACCAATATCTACATGGTAATAAATAACCCTTAAATATTCTCTGCAGGCAACAAGAAGAATCTGCCCACCATATTCTCATCCATTGCAAGTGGCCCTCCAATAAATGATCTGCTCCGTTTTCCCTGTTTAGTTGGTTGATATCCTTCCAAAGTTAGTGATGTCCTTAGTGGGTGGCATGGCAATTTTGGGATTATGCTTATTGTGGACTATTTGGAAAGGAGGAACAGAAGAATTTTTGCTCTTTTAGTCAAGCTACTTTGGGGCAGAAATCAGCTAATCTTAGAATCTTCAGCCTCGGTGTGCCTTATAGACCTCCCATTCACAAGGGTTATTCCCCTTTTTTGTCAGGCATCTTTGATgtatattatttcatttcctatttaaaaaatggaaagcaaaggagagagagataggaaaaagaaaacatatttttcccAATACCTTCAGATTTCAAATCCCCTCAAATTGATTACTAATCAATTTGAAATCTCTGGAAAGGCTACTGCTTTGACCGTTGTGGAGAATTATGAATTATATTTCTCTATGCTAAACTGTACAGAGTTGATCCCTATTTATACAAGAATAcctacagaaaaaaaaaaaggaaagttgaCTAACTAATAATCTCTACAAATCAGGGATTTAAAAACTGGAAAGTATAACTACCTAATTTACAATTTACAGCTGTACAATTTTTTCCCAATTAATCCAGATATCACCAGGATTATAGATTTCAACACTACCCCTCAAACTGGCGAATAGATATTTTCTGTTCtttgtaatcacttgaaatgGATGACTTGATAATTCTCGTGTCAGAATGTCTGCCAGTTGTCCAGATGTTGAGATATAAAGTGTACGTATCAAACCACTCTCCAAATTTTCCTTGATGAAATGTCTATCCACTTCAGCATGTTTGTTTAGGTTGTGTTAGACCAAATTGTGAGTAATGTTGATGGCAGATTTGTTGTCACAATATAGTTTCATAGGAACACCCACTTGATTTTTAGGTCGTCAAGGATGATTTTTGGTCATAGGAGCTCACAAATGCCATGAGCCATAGCTTGAAATTCAGCTTCTGCACTTGATCTTATTTCAACTGTTTGTTTTGTGCTTCTCCATatcacagtttttttttttttttttgataagtgagcacaaaatatattaaaaaaagggcggaaagccacaaagcatacagggagtatacaaagcAGCCAAAAAGCAAAAACGCAAAAACAGAACaacctcaccagcccttaaggagccgctaaccactccaagaagcctaaaagcgaagaggactcctctcccaaaTACACCCTaccccaactccacaaattacatacaaaagaattcttgAGTGTCTGAATAGTTAAAAAACCCCCTCTAAAAGctaacctatttctttccttccaaaccgtccaaaaaatacacaacgggatggaattccaaatctttttcctctttttccccacaaaagggcccctccaacaAAATAACACCTCTTTGACTGTCTCTGAGAACACCCACTGAGCCCCAAACAAGGCAAGGACGATCTCCCAGAGGACCCTGAccactgtacagtgtaaaagaatgtgatttacattttcctcttcacagccACACAAATAACAACGATTAGGGAGCTGCCACCCTCgtttttgaagcctatccaaCGTGAGGATTTTTTCCCAAGTggcctcccacgcaaagaaaGCAACTTTGGTTAGaaccttatccacccaaatgctctTTTTCGGAAAGATGAGGGGATTGGGGGCAGCTAGCAAATTATAAGCATCCCGAATCCGAAAAATATCAAGACCCCCTCCTTTCCATAACACTGAGTCCTCTTCTGATGAAATCCTGAAGTCCCTTAGCAAAAGAAGCAACTCTTCTATTaaatccagctcccaatcattagaaTCTCTAAACAATCTGAgattccaccctccttgaccAAGGCTTGAATCCCACACTTCATTGATCGTTGCGTTTCTAAAGACTGCCATGGCATAAAGCTAGGGAAACTTTTGGGACAGCACTGCGTTGCCGCACCAATGGTCAGTCCAGAACTTGACCTTAGTCCCCCTCCCCACCTTGAACTcaatgttatcccaacaccaactTGCCTCCTTCaggatctccttccaaacccccactccaaaaGTACCACGAGCTTCATTAGTTCTCCAACCGGATCCCTCTTGGCCATACTTCACCCCGatcaccttcttccaaaatAGATCATTTTCAAAGGCAAATCTCCATATCCACTTACCCAGCAAAGCCTTGTTCAATAAAACAATCTTCCGAATGTCAAGACCccccttctccttttgagtgcacaccacctcccaattgattaaGTGGATTTTCCTTTCCAggcttccccctccccaaagaaaatctctttgtaatttttcaagCCTTTTTACCACTAACTTAGGCATTCGAAAAAGGGACAATTGGTAGATGGGAATGCTGGCCAATATCCTTTTAATGAGGGTAATTCTCCCGTCCTTAGACAAATAATGTCTTTTCCAAAGAGCTaatcttctcctcattctttcctccaccccatcccacatagacaAGGCCTTGTGAtgggctccaaggggcagccTCAAATACTTAACAGGAAAATCCCCCACTCTGCACCCTAACTCCACAACCATAACCTCAATATCTTCAACCTCCCCAACAGGGATTAATTCACTCTTAGCTAGATTAATCCTAAGACCAGAAGCTGCCTCAAACCACGCCAAAATCCAGCCAAGATGAGTTAGATGCTCCTTCCTTGCTTCACAGAAGATGattgtgtcatcagcaaagagCAAGTGGGACACATTCATCTCCATCCCCCCTCTCCCTCGAAATCTGCAACCAGAAATGAAGCCCCCATCAACAGCCCTTCTTATAAGTCCACTCAGCACTTCCATACCcaaaacaaaaaggtaaggagaaATGGGATCTCCTTGACGCAATGCCTTTGAACTGGAAAAGAAGCTTGTTGGCACCTCGTtgacaagaacaaaaaaatttgcAGTTGAGatgcaccaccaaatccacTCCATCCAACGATACCCAAAGTCCATCTTGTGCAAAACCTTCATGAGGAAGTTCCAATTAATACTATCATAGGATTTTTCAATATCCAGTTTGCAAACCAGCCCTTTCTCTTTCCGCTTCTGCCAATAATCAACCACATCATTAGCTATGAGAGAGGCGTCCAAAATCTGTCTTCCCCTCACAAACGCATTTTGATCCGCCGAAACCACCTTACCTAAAACCTTCTTCAGCCTATTGGCCAGCACTTTGGCCAAAAGCTTGTACAACCCCCTTAATAGGTTGATGGGCCGAAAATCCCCAAGGTCCTTAGCCCCACCTTTTTTGGGGATAAGGACCAAGAAGGTAGTATTTAGACTTTTGGCAAAAGATTTCTGGTCATAAAATTCCTTAAACAGTTCTACAACCTCCTtcttcacaaaatcccaacaagATTGCCAAAAGGCCACAGTAAACCCATCCGGGCCTGGGGCCTTGTCTCCGTTCATTTCCATCAGagctaaaaaaatttcttcctcaGTAAAGGGCATCTCCAAAGCTTCAGCTTCACTGTGGTTTAGACGTTGAAGGTGCAGCCCCTCAATGTCAGCTCTCCATCTTGGCTCTTCCAAGAGCTGTTGCTGAAAAGCATTCACAATCCCCTCCCTCGCCTCCTGCTCCTCAGCCAACTCCACCCCATTGATCTTGATACTATCCAAAGAGTTGTTTCTCCAATGGGCATTGGTCATCCGATGGAAAAACCCTGTGTTCTTATCCCCTTCCTTTAGCCACAGCTCCCTTGACAATTGCCTCCAATGGGTTTCTTCCAAAAGCACCCACTTTTTAAAGGTTTCCTTAGCTTCATTTTTCAACTCCATTTCTCTTTCTGACAGTCCCCTTTCAcattccaccccatcccaaaaaTCAACTTGCTGGAGAGCTAAGCTTTTATTAACTTCTAGCCTACCAAACACATCCCTGTTCCAAACTTTGGTTTTCTCCTTCAACACCTTCAGCTTAGCAGTCAGTCTAAAGCTGACCCTCCCTCTCCTTCCCACTCCCTGCCACCAATCCTGAAGGAGATCCTTAAAACCATCAACtttaagccacatgttttcaaacctgAACGGGAAGGGTCCCCGACTTAGCCCACCACCCTTCAACAGAATGGGGAAGTGATCTAAAGTGGGTCTGGGAAGCCTACTTTGGGCAACCCCCCTAAACAAGTCAAGCCAGCTTTGGGTCACCAGGAAATGATCTAGTCTAGCCCAGGACTGATTGTTTCTACCCCCACTCCAGGAGAACACACCCCTTTGCAGGGGAAGATCTAGGAGCTCTAGTTCATCAACCACCTGAGCAAACCTTCTCATTGCACCATTTAAACCACCCTGACTACTCCTTTCCCTTTGGGAGAGGGTGGCATTAAAGTCGCCCCCTAAACACCAAGGATCATCCCAAATGCCCCTTATTGCCCCTAGCTCCTCCCACATAGTCTCCCTTTTCTTCCTGGTGAACGGCCCGTACACTCCATTGAAAATCCAAACAAGCCCATCTTCAACATTCCTGAGCctacaagaaatagaaaattgtcCCACCTCCATCTCCAGCAATTCCAGGGACCTTTTGTCCCAGCAGATCAAAATCCCACCCGAATGCCTCAAGCACCCATGGCTCCCCAATCAAGAAACCTCCCAGAGCCCAAACTCCTCACCACACCCTCTGACATTGTCTGAATTTTCGTCTCCTGGATATAGAACAAATCCACCCTCTGACTTCTAATCATGGCCTTGATCACCTTTCTTTTAGAGCTATCGTTAGCTCCACGCACGTTCCAGCTCAACAACCTTAACTTCATTGGACAACCAAAATCTGGCACCCTCTTCCTTGCATTGTACCTTTCTGCTTCCTCCCTCCTTCATAATTGATGGAGCATTCAAGTCTCTTcaattccctttcaaattttgatttttctagaAGAGTTTTACTATGAACTCTCTCCcttctttttctgattttgacCAGAAACTCCAAAATGTTCCTTCTCCAATCCCTCTGTCGAAAACCCCAAAAACTTGTTGAACCTCGCCAGATCGCTTTCCTCCCAACTAGTCTCCTCCCAACCTCTAACTTCAAGCGGCGTAGCACTAGCTAAGCAAAGCACCTTTCCACTTTCTTCAATACTACCATTATTAACTTCCATTAGCTCCCAGCGAGAAACGATCTCCATCATTGACGACTCCTTACCAATAACCATGCGGCCCGATGATTCCCTCTGGAATTTTTCCAATCCGGCCCCAGAACGATCGTAATACTCCCTCAATGGAGTTCGaccagaaaaagaagaagggggAGAAGAGAAATCACAAACCAACGTTCCACATGGGTTAGAGACGTTCCCATACCTCGAAGCTTCCTCCATTAGAGCACAGTCAGTCTTCAAATTCTCCTCTAAAAGCTGCTCCTCAGCCAAAGGTCTCCGCAGACTTTCGTACACCCAGAAGGAAGAGATGGAATGGTCTGAGCCCCCCATAAGTCTTGGGCCAGAAATATAGGACGCCCCCAGTTGGGCTCTTTCCTCAGCTAAGGGCAGGGCCGGGCCTCGGCAACCCAGCCCAAGCACAACAGGCTCTTTTGCCTTAGCCCGCCCAGAACCCTTAAGAGACGGCAGCCCAAAATGAGACGGCCCAAACTTGCAGGGAAAGGCCTTAAGAGGAGCAGGCCCAGAGGCCACAAAGGGCTCTGCTCGACGCTGCGACGGAGGCCCACCCGAACCTTGGGGCCCGACCGACGGCCTGACAGAGCACCACCCATGGCCCACGGCCTGCCCCGACCCACTAGTCTGCCCCCTCATCCCATCAGCAGGTCGTAGCAAGTCCTCGAGCCTCGGGGCGTCGTCCTCCCCCCTCACGCACTCTATCGCGCGTTCGATGGCCTCAGCCCCAACCTTGCCTTCTATACCGACAATGTTTCCGCTCTTTCTTACCATCGCCGTTCTCAGGACTAGCCTGACCTCCCACCAGAGGGTTACCTCGTAGCATAAATCCTCAGCCCAAACCTCCACCACGTTGGGAAGCTTCTCGCGGTTGAGCTTCACCAGGATCCTTGCCCACTACAAATCCTCCAGCTTCTCCGTTTGGGAATCGACTGTGAGGAAGCCCCCACACTCCTCCCCTATCCTTCTCAGAATGGCCTGACCCCATAAGGAAACGGGTAATCCCACAATACGCACCCAAGCCTCGCTCCTTTTCTTCCCATCCATCAGGCATCCCAACTCGGGCCTCCATTTCTCCAAGCGAAGGAGAGACCCCCCAACCGAAATACCCTCGATTTTTAAGGCTTCTCTGCTTCTGCCAAAAACTCAAAGTCGAGTAAAACTTTGCCCCCTTCCAATTTCGCTAACCCTAGATTACCCTTCAGTCTCCAAAAATTCGCCAAATAGGTCCCCCAACTTCTTAAGTCATCCTCTCTCACAGAGCTAGGGTTCCAAATCCCAACCAAACAGTGAGCCAACTTATTTAAGTTTCGACTCAGCTCCTTTTTTCTTATCTCCACCCTAATCgctgctttttcttttccttttggctgCTTAGCTACTTCTGCGTAGGTTTTCCCCATGTTGGGTTTCGACAACAACGCTTCTTCTTTCTGGCATCTCTCTTCTCCATTAGTAAAACCCAATCGCCGTAGCGTCTCCACCATTCCCAGCCACCCTTCGCTCCTCTTCCTTTTGGAATAAAGATGCAGAACCTTTTGTTTTCTAGGTCTGCAACCTCTAAACGAAGaaaacacccccccccccccccttttgaTCCCGTACCAAAGAGTAGGTCCTCCCACTTTCCCTCCACTTTCTTTCCCATTTACCAAATCCCACGTCCTTAATACAAATAACCAGACCATCGAAAAAGAACCCAATGCTCTTCGATCCCAGCCTAATCCACGCTGAGATCCCTCCTTTCCTTTCCACAATCGTAGCTTGCACCTTACCTTTCTGCTCCTCCACCTCGACTTCAAACGACTTCAACTCCACTCCAAAACTACCCTTTCTAATGCTTTTCCTAGCCCCCACGCAAACATCACGCTCTGCTCCCTCACTCGCTCCGCCCTCTACTCCTTCTTTCGCTTGTCGCACGCCTCGCTCTCCTTCGGcgctctcgctctctctctctctagccctctctctctctctcccctccaTTTTTTTCCATATCACACAGTTTTCCTACTAGTAAAGTGCAATACCCCGAGGTGGACCTTCTATCTATAATCAAACTTGCCCAATTAGCATCTATGCATGCTTCCAGCCACAatctctcattcttttttaataatagcCCCTTCCCTAGAGTATATTTCAGATAGCGCAAGACCTTATATGTTGCCTCCAAATgtacttctttcaaattgagcATGAACTGACTAATTCTCCTCAAAACATAAGCCATGTATGGCCATGTGTTAGATAAGGCTAGTCAAATTAAGGTTAAAgcagattcaaagggattttttgtgaGGTGGCAGGGCTCTCGAGCGGAAGCCACACTTGGTAAAATGGCCAACAGTTTGTTTAGACCCTTCAACGATTGGGAAGTGGATAGTGTGGAGCAGTTTCTATTGTGTTTGCATGAGAAGAGGGTAGTTAGGGATGAGGATGATAGGATGCTTTGGACAAAGACAAAGAGTGGCAAGTTCACAGTTAAGTCCCTTTACTCTGCCTTAGAGCCAGGCAGTCCAATCTCTTTTCCAAGGAGGATTATTTGGAACTCATAGGTGCCACCTAAAGTGAGTTTTTTTACTTGGGAGGCAACAAGAGGTAAACCCTTAGCCTTGGATCAAGTTTAGAGAAGGGGGTAGTctttaacaataaatttatctttgcCAAAATGATAGGGAATCCATAGACCACATTTTTCATCACAATGTAAAGATAAGGGTTTTATGGGAGttgattttttctctttttggggtGTGTCAAGTGCTTCCCTCTTCAATTAGAGACCCTTATAGGCTAGTATGGTTCTTTCATGAGCAAAAAGCATAATAAGGCTTGGAAGGCAGCCTTGacgcaaaacaaaaaaacaaaaaaaaagccaaaaagaaggaaaaaagaatagaaCACGTCTAACCTAAGAAAGTCTGGAATCTACCAGAGAAACTCTCAAGAAGAGATTTCCATTGACTGAAAATTCAGAACAAAAGACAGACTTTTCTTTCCATAATTTTTCTCTCCTATTTATCCCAATAACCCTTCAATGTCTTCACAACTTTCAACATTTGGGAAATGAAAACTCATAAATATCTACCACGAGTAATCAAGTACTACAAGTCTCAAGTTTCCTAggtaatttaaatattattctaaaactAGTTGACTTGACTATTTTCTTGGGACTAGTTGTCCTATGTCAGCCCCCTTATGCTTCATTTGgagggtttggaaggaaaggaatagaacTGCCTTTGATGATGACGGGCTTTCAATTCAAAggttaaaaaattcttttatttgttttttgtagTCAAAGACTAAGATGTCTATAGATGATGGTCCTTTGACTCTAGTTAGCTTCtatgattggttgggctcttgtTGAGGGTTGTGTTGTTGTAGCCATTCCCGTTTCATAGTTCTTTTTCCATGGTTGTGTCTTTGGGTAATCCGCGTCTATGTCTTGTATACTTTGGGTCACTCTTTGGGCACCTCTTatttatacacacacacattaCAACATTATCATTAACTCCCCTAGCTTGTGGCTTGACTCAATTAGGGTGTCAATTGGCTTGCATCCTAGCATCCTTGTTTCTTTCAAAAGATCCAACACATACTTTTTGTTGTGACACAAAAATTCCTCTagt
Above is a genomic segment from Vitis riparia cultivar Riparia Gloire de Montpellier isolate 1030 chromosome 7, EGFV_Vit.rip_1.0, whole genome shotgun sequence containing:
- the LOC117917973 gene encoding ubiquitin carboxyl-terminal hydrolase 5 yields the protein MAEMSMCSSSSREQVSPEEERLAIRDFVISAEAHTKEGDTFYLITQRWWQQWLEYVNQDQANNIDVSSLSEHCDSVSSSDVKRPSVIDNSDLIYDMTSEDSTMGIELHDTLVEGRDYILLPQEVWNQLYAWYGGGPTLPRKVINSGLSQTGLSVEVYPLRLQLVVVPKGAHSTIRISKKETIGELHRRACEIFDLNMEQVCIWDYYGHRKHALMNDMDKTLDDANIQTDQDVLVEVHSNGSSSAFGGCMSSVQENGSADKETMSVLVEPSKSSLSIAGGLSASKGVSRSCSSELSQSQNLTSPVRELDSTYGVSGVSTRGATGGLTGLLNLGNTCFMNSAIQCLVHTPEFARYFREDYHKEINWQNPLGMVGELALAFGDLLRKLWAPGRTPVAPRPFKTKLARFAPQFSGYNQHDSQELLAFLLDGLHEDLNRVKHKPYIKSRDADGRPDEEVADEYWANHIARNDSIIVDVCQGQYKSTLVCPVCNKISVTFDPFMYLSLPLQSTITRTMTVTVFTCDGSALPSACTVTVPKQGRCRDLIQALSGACSVKHNEKLLLAEIRNHLIDRFLEDPLILLSTIKDDDHLAAYKIPKLSKSTIFLQLIHRREEQEIGNAQKSFGWKPYGTPLVSPISCDDVITRGDIQSIVYTMLSPMLRTERQGHTDISETSISVAASDPSCDITASEAFTDSIESDLKDMDGNSYKTVTLSKLPLQLVDENNACIDLSVGEEKPIKLSSSSMSILVFVDWSHKFLEKYDTHYLENLPEVFKYGPVTKKARTEPLSLYTCLEAFLREEPLVPEDMWFCPQCKEQRQASKKLDLWRLPEVLVIHLKRFSYSRSMKHKLETFVNFPIHDLDLTNYVAHKNNSRSQIYELYALTNHYGGMGSGHYTAHIKLLDENRWYNFDDSHISAINEEDVKSAAAYVLFYKRVKIDDASVSNGAQSCAGHENILPQN